GGTTCCACGTCTGCGCGGCGCGGCACCGCACGAGACCAGCACCCCGGTCTTGCCACGGGACGCGAGATGAGGGTTGCTGCTGTTGGCTCCGAAACCCCAGACGATCGCCGAGCGCGAGCAGGCGCAGGAACAGGCCGACGGTCATCACCGCGCCCACGATGTCGCGACTGCGCGATCCCCGGAAGCCCGCTACTGTGGGGTCAATTCGATCACGGCTTGGTCCTCCTGTCGGCGTGCGGATGTGGCTTGTCCGACAGACAGGTGCACCGACCGAGCCCGTCCGCGACCGCAGACGGCGACCCCATCGGGGCGGGGCGATGCGACGGTGGTCGGGAATGGCCGCGCCGTAATATCGCAGTGAGGGCGAAGCGCCAGGCCGAGATTCCGGCACCGGTGTGAGGGAGGGGTCAGGATGTTCGGTTGGAAGAAGAAGCGCAACGATCTGAACGATCTGATGGCGCAGCTCAGGCCCGACCTGAGTCGGGAATCGCTCGGCGTCGGGCCCGACTTCCCGGGCGTCGCCCCGAACCCGCTCCTGAGCAGTGATGCACGGAAGCGCAATGCGGAACTGCGTACGGGGGCGCTTGCGCTCGGCGTTCTCGTCGACTGGCGGGAGGTCAACGGCAATCCACGCGTGGTCCTGATGTTCGACGTGGAGACCGCCGGCGGCATCTCGTTCCGCGGTATCGCAGACGAAGACCTCACGATCACCGAGCTCACCCGACTCGCCCCAGGACAGACGTTGCCCGTGCGCTACCGGCCGGCCGTCATGGACCACTACGTCGCCCTTGCCCGGGACGCGGACCCCGCCCACGTGCAGCAGCTCTCTGACGAGATCGCGAGCCGCAAGCGGACCTGACCCGAAGCCATTGGCCGGATCCCTAGGGCGTGTCTGGCAAAGGTTGAGCTTGTACGCGCGAGCCCGGTCAACGGTCTCGATGCCCTCCGGGCCCAGCCGGTTCAGAATCCGCTGCCGACAGGTACTCGGACCAGCTTCCGCCGGTGAAGGCGGCCCAGCGTTCCGCTGTCTTCGGCGCGATCCCGGGCAGGTCGGAGATCACCATGGGTGGCATGTCCGCAAGGGCTTCCATCATGGCGGTGTTGCGCGCGGCCGCGGGCGGGCAGGGCGTGACGTCGCATGGTGTCCGCGAGCCCCATCGGATTGCGGGGGCGTCCGGGGTAACTGCCCGGCAGAAGGTACCGGTTCTCGTCCGGGCCGCTGTGCCGGGCCTGAGTGTGCCGGAGGTGGACGTCGATGAGACGGGCGAGCTTAGTCGGGAGTACGACCGGGTGGCGGTGGATTCTCAGGTAGGTGTGGTCCGCGTCCCGGTGGCTCCACCTCGCCCCGCTTCGCGGCCTCGGCTATCAGGCCCTCCAGCAGGGCCTCGAAGACACAGGCGTCTCGCCACTGCCTGAAGCGGTTGTGGACGGTGGATCAGGCGCCGAACTCGGCCGGCATCTCCCGCCACTGCCCACCGGTCCGGAATCGCCAGATCACGCCCTCGAACTGCTGCCGAAGCCGCTCGGGATACGGGCCGCACCTGCCGATCGGCAGGTGCGGCCCGTCGAACTCCCATGCCTCATTGGTCAGTTGTGACCGCGTCATGCACGACGAACTGCCAGATCACGTCACGAGGCTGCCAACAGTGGGCCGAGTTCGGCGGCCCACTGCGGGTAGAGCGCGACCTTCTCCTCGTGCAGGGCAAGGGTGTCCCGGGCCAGGGTGGGCGTCATGTCGTCGGACGGGTCCGGGCCAATGGCGATCCTGGCCAGATAGGGCATGATCTGCGGGTCGCCGGCCAGGTGGACCGGATCGTGCATGTACCGCCGCAGAGCCGGCAGATCGGCGATGCCGACGCACATGGCATGGGTGAAGCCGTCGGGATCGCCGAGTATCTGACCCACCGTCGAGAACGACACCGACTCGACAGAGGCTGTCCGCCGTATCACCGCGAGCACGCGCTCGCACTCCTCTTCGATCGCGGTCCCCTTGAACGCAAAACGCAGCATGTGAACGATCACGCCAGTGCCACCCTTCGAAAAAAATTGAACCAACTGGTTCAGTTAATTATCCTGAGTAGTTCAATAGCTACACTGAACCCATGGGTTCAGAAGTGTCAACCGGAGGCAGGCGTAGGACTCGTGGGCTGATCGAGCGGCGGCAGGCGATCCTGGACGGCGCGTTCGCGGTGTTCGCACGGCGTGGCTATGCCCAGGCATGCGTGAAGGAGATCGCACAGGAGGCGGGCGTGGCCAAACCGACCGTCTACAGCCATCTGAACGACAAGGAGAGCCTCTACCGCGAGGCCGTCGAGGCCGTCGCTGACCGGATCGGCGCGCGCAGCCTCGCTGTCGTCGAGCAACTGCGTGAACCCGCCACGGACGCCGACCCGCGCACCGCGCTCACGGTCGTGGCCTGCGGCCTGCTGAAGGTATTTGGCGACGAAGACGCCATCGCCGTAAGGCAGTTGGCCTGCGCGCAGGCGGCGCAATTCCCCGACCTGGCGGCGAACGTACGCGAGCGCACAGCCCTGCGGGTGCGCTCCGCCCTCGCTGACCGCCTGGCTCGCCTGGCCCTCGATGGGCACCTGCGCAGGTGCGACCCGGAGCTCGCAGCCGAGCACTTCCTCTCCCTGATCACCGGCTCGCTGGAGTACCGCCCCGGCGCTGCCCCGGACACCGTCGCGGACACCGCCGTGGACGTCTTCCTGCGCGCTTACGGCAAATGATCCGCTCCGGCCTGTGACCGCGAACTCGACGCACCGGCAGGTGCGGAACTTCCACGCACTCGCCTCAAGCACGCGACAATGATCCGCGCATCGCTACCAACGGATCGCGACGGCCAGCATCAACGAAGGAACACCGTCGAGCGCCTGATCAACAAGCTGAAAGCCTGGCGAGGTATCGCCACCCGCTATGACAAGACTCCCGGAAACTACCTCGCCGGCCTGCATCTCCGTGCCTCCATAATCTGGATCAACGACCTCACGCGAACCACCCTTTGATCACGACCCGATACAGGCCCTAGTAGGCAGCGCGCACCACAGCGTCGTCGCCGGGCGGCCGACTGGTCTGGGACACGGATGGCCGGGGGAGGAGCGGCCATCACCGTGTGATCGGCGCGGCTCGCGCCGCCGTGCGGTTCCACGCGAGGCGGGAGCCGTCGGCGGGCCGAGCCGACGACTGGCAGGGTCCCGAACGGCGGGCCTGCTGGCTGCCGCCATTCAGGTGTATCGACTCACCCTG
This window of the Streptomyces niveus genome carries:
- a CDS encoding Dabb family protein, whose amino-acid sequence is MIVHMLRFAFKGTAIEEECERVLAVIRRTASVESVSFSTVGQILGDPDGFTHAMCVGIADLPALRRYMHDPVHLAGDPQIMPYLARIAIGPDPSDDMTPTLARDTLALHEEKVALYPQWAAELGPLLAAS
- a CDS encoding TetR/AcrR family transcriptional regulator; its protein translation is MGSEVSTGGRRRTRGLIERRQAILDGAFAVFARRGYAQACVKEIAQEAGVAKPTVYSHLNDKESLYREAVEAVADRIGARSLAVVEQLREPATDADPRTALTVVACGLLKVFGDEDAIAVRQLACAQAAQFPDLAANVRERTALRVRSALADRLARLALDGHLRRCDPELAAEHFLSLITGSLEYRPGAAPDTVADTAVDVFLRAYGK